A window of the Candidatus Deferrimicrobiaceae bacterium genome harbors these coding sequences:
- a CDS encoding glycosyltransferase family 2 protein — translation MTAPRLSICIATYNRAAFIGETLDSILCQITDEVEIVVVDGASTDDTREVVERHGAGYPGLRYIRLPQKGGVDQDFCKAVELARGEYCWLFSDDDLFKTGALARVLAELAGDPSLLIVNADVMNRDFTFDIQPSMLENAVDERYPPGDLEGLFSRIVPSISFIGCVVIRRSVWMAREHARYFGTEFIHVGVIFQEPLPGTARVLAKPLVTIRYGNAQWSTRSFEIWMQKWPRVIWSLERISDAAKRKRVKPEPWRRLSTLRLYRALGSYSPEAYERIIAPSGASRLWKLAAYAIARLPQPAWNACMLWYLKTFKNKPSKKMTIYDLSLSRESLLRK, via the coding sequence ATGACCGCGCCGCGCCTTTCGATCTGCATCGCGACCTATAACCGGGCCGCGTTCATCGGGGAGACGCTCGACAGCATCCTCTGCCAGATCACCGACGAAGTGGAAATCGTCGTCGTCGACGGCGCCTCGACCGACGACACCCGGGAGGTCGTCGAGCGCCATGGCGCCGGCTATCCCGGCCTGCGCTACATCCGTCTTCCTCAAAAGGGGGGGGTCGACCAGGATTTCTGCAAGGCCGTCGAGCTGGCCCGCGGCGAATACTGCTGGCTGTTCTCCGACGACGATCTGTTCAAGACGGGCGCGCTGGCGCGGGTGCTGGCGGAGCTTGCGGGCGATCCCAGCCTCCTGATCGTCAACGCCGACGTCATGAACCGCGACTTCACCTTCGACATCCAGCCGTCCATGCTCGAAAACGCGGTCGACGAGCGTTATCCGCCCGGCGATCTCGAAGGGCTGTTTTCCAGGATCGTCCCCAGCATCTCGTTCATCGGGTGCGTCGTGATCCGACGTTCGGTCTGGATGGCGCGCGAGCATGCCCGTTACTTCGGCACCGAATTCATCCATGTCGGCGTCATCTTCCAGGAGCCGCTTCCCGGGACGGCGCGCGTCCTCGCGAAGCCTCTGGTCACGATCCGTTACGGGAACGCCCAGTGGTCGACCCGCTCGTTCGAGATCTGGATGCAGAAATGGCCGCGCGTGATCTGGTCGCTCGAGCGGATCTCCGACGCGGCCAAGCGGAAGCGCGTGAAGCCCGAGCCGTGGCGGCGGCTTTCGACGCTCCGCCTCTACCGGGCGCTGGGCTCCTACTCGCCCGAGGCGTACGAAAGGATCATCGCGCCCAGCGGCGCGTCCCGCCTCTGGAAATTGGCGGCCTATGCGATCGCCCGCCTGCCGCAGCCCGCCTGGAACGCCTGCATGCTCTGGTACCTGAAGACGTTCAAGAACAAGCCCAGCAAGAAGATGACGATCTACGACCTCTCGCTCAGCCGGGAAAGCCTCCTCCGGAAGTAG
- a CDS encoding DNA topoisomerase IV subunit A, whose protein sequence is MSADTNAPAQLLPWRDFIPADEGMSRWYMSYAVSTLMMRAIPDVRDGLKPVHRRILYAMHQLNLGPKGPHKKAARVVGDVIGKYHPHGDASVYEAMVLLSQNFNMRHPLVDGQGNWGSIDGDPAAAMRYTECRLTDIAQLLLSELEMGTVDFRPNYDGNDSEPVSMPSRVPTILMNDQMGIAVGMASDIPGHNLAEVCAAAGALLQNSDATLPDLLKHIPGPDFATGGQVITPRSEIEEIYRTGRGMLTVRCRWEVKKDHDGWRIVVFELPPKISPDKVLGEFEELSNPTPKKGKKPGDNQLSPEQKAAKAEMLGRVSAVNNSAGQGTPPVQIEICPKSRRQDPHELMGYLCSVTSLESRVKVNQCVVSLDGFPRQMGLLEILRDWCAYRTDTVIRRTKSRLEKVDARIHILEGFAKILLDIDEVIRMIRASDSDVEAKQRLMNRWTLSEIQADKVLDMRLRQLTRLDSIAIDKELGTLRDERKDLAKMLADRKTLLKRIGAELAADAAKFGSPRRTVIEEAAPAVFEETVSDDPVTIVLSQKGWLRSRQGHGLEVSGMGFKDGDGLHTTLETSTANSIVLMDSQGRAYTISAGAVPGGRGDGVPVASLIDLYPGARIIAAFLAHEKDRVLLSSTIGYGFVTEIGNLTGRVKAGKAIVTVKDGEMLPPVLLGPKEDRVFAASSAGNALVFPLAEVLEYPKGQGCKLIALKPGEEMLRLVAYSKEVMLPAVRGNGVTMTRAQLEEEYIRTRGARGRLLPKNVAVNRL, encoded by the coding sequence ATGAGCGCCGACACGAACGCCCCCGCGCAGCTTCTGCCCTGGCGCGACTTCATCCCCGCCGACGAGGGGATGTCGCGCTGGTACATGAGCTACGCGGTCTCCACCCTGATGATGCGGGCGATCCCCGACGTGCGCGACGGCCTCAAGCCGGTCCACCGGCGCATCCTCTACGCGATGCATCAGCTGAACCTGGGCCCCAAGGGGCCGCACAAGAAGGCGGCGCGCGTGGTCGGCGACGTCATCGGCAAGTACCACCCGCACGGCGACGCGAGCGTCTACGAGGCGATGGTGCTCCTGTCGCAGAACTTCAACATGCGCCACCCGCTGGTCGACGGGCAGGGAAACTGGGGCTCGATCGACGGCGACCCCGCGGCCGCGATGCGCTACACCGAGTGCCGCCTCACCGATATCGCCCAACTGCTCCTCTCCGAGCTGGAGATGGGAACGGTCGACTTCCGCCCCAACTACGACGGCAACGACAGCGAGCCGGTCAGCATGCCCTCGCGCGTCCCCACGATCCTGATGAACGACCAGATGGGCATCGCCGTCGGAATGGCGTCCGACATCCCGGGGCACAATCTCGCCGAGGTGTGCGCCGCCGCCGGGGCGCTGCTCCAGAATTCCGATGCGACGCTTCCGGATCTTCTGAAGCACATCCCGGGGCCCGACTTCGCGACCGGCGGCCAGGTCATCACGCCGCGGTCCGAGATCGAGGAGATCTACCGCACCGGCCGCGGGATGCTCACCGTGCGCTGCCGGTGGGAGGTGAAGAAGGATCACGACGGGTGGCGGATCGTCGTCTTCGAGCTGCCGCCGAAGATCTCGCCGGACAAGGTGCTCGGCGAGTTCGAGGAGCTGTCGAACCCGACGCCGAAGAAGGGGAAGAAGCCGGGAGACAACCAGCTCTCCCCCGAGCAGAAGGCCGCGAAGGCCGAGATGCTCGGGCGCGTTTCCGCGGTCAACAACTCCGCGGGGCAGGGAACGCCGCCGGTCCAGATCGAGATCTGCCCGAAGTCGCGCCGGCAGGATCCCCACGAGCTGATGGGCTACCTGTGCAGCGTGACCAGCCTCGAGTCGCGCGTGAAGGTCAACCAGTGCGTGGTCTCCCTCGACGGCTTCCCGCGCCAGATGGGGCTTCTCGAGATCCTGCGCGACTGGTGTGCCTACCGCACCGACACGGTGATCCGCCGTACGAAGTCGCGGCTAGAGAAAGTCGACGCCCGGATCCACATCCTCGAGGGGTTCGCGAAGATTTTGCTCGACATCGACGAGGTGATCCGGATGATCCGGGCCTCCGACTCCGACGTCGAGGCGAAGCAGCGGCTGATGAACCGCTGGACGCTCTCGGAGATCCAGGCCGACAAGGTTCTGGACATGCGGCTGCGGCAGCTCACCCGGCTCGATTCGATCGCGATCGACAAGGAGCTGGGGACGCTGCGCGACGAGCGCAAGGATCTGGCGAAGATGCTCGCCGACCGCAAGACGCTCCTCAAGCGGATCGGCGCGGAACTCGCGGCGGACGCGGCGAAGTTCGGCTCTCCGCGGCGCACGGTGATCGAGGAGGCGGCCCCGGCGGTCTTCGAGGAGACGGTGAGCGACGACCCCGTCACCATCGTACTTTCGCAGAAGGGGTGGCTCCGGTCGCGCCAGGGACACGGCCTCGAGGTGTCCGGCATGGGCTTCAAGGACGGCGACGGGCTGCACACGACGCTCGAGACCAGCACCGCGAATTCGATCGTGCTCATGGACAGCCAGGGACGCGCTTACACGATCTCGGCCGGCGCGGTCCCCGGCGGGCGGGGCGACGGCGTCCCGGTCGCCTCATTGATCGACCTGTATCCGGGCGCCCGGATCATCGCCGCCTTCCTGGCCCACGAGAAGGACCGGGTGCTGCTGTCGAGCACGATCGGCTACGGGTTCGTCACCGAGATCGGGAACTTGACGGGTCGGGTCAAGGCGGGCAAGGCGATCGTCACCGTGAAGGACGGCGAGATGCTGCCGCCGGTGTTGCTGGGCCCGAAGGAAGACCGGGTGTTCGCGGCGTCGAGCGCGGGCAACGCCCTTGTCTTCCCGCTCGCCGAGGTGCTCGAATACCCGAAGGGGCAGGGGTGCAAGCTGATCGCGCTCAAGCCGGGCGAGGAGATGCTCCGGCTGGTCGCGTATTCGAAGGAAGTGATGCTGCCCGCGGTGCGCGGGAACGGCGTGACGATGACCCGGGCACAGCTCGAGGAAGAGTACATCCGGACCCGGGGCGCCCGCGGGCGGCTCCTGCCGAAGAACGTGGCGGTCAACCGGCTGTAA
- the parE gene encoding DNA topoisomerase IV subunit B produces the protein MSRTPQTYDAESIQTLEGLEPVRRHPGMYTRTNTPNHILQEVIDNAADECLAGFAKTIAVTLLADGTITVSDDGRGIPVDIHPVKKVPGIQLVFSVLHAGGKFDKRNYGFSGGLHGVGVSVTNALSTRLEATVHRDGAEYRIMFEDGELVKKLYTTDTPVPKGKTGTIVRFRPNGKYFDSPEIHVPSLEHLLRTKAMLLPGITTTLRVEGGLFADEKSWKYVEGMTDYLRELVGDHEMAAPIFVGSRHWTERDSEEHAVGEGADWALCWINDGAGLGESFVNLIPTVQGGTHVNGLRSAVCESIRAFAEHHDMLPRNVKIVPDDVWGKCCYIFSARIKNPQFDGQTKERLSSRGAPAMISSVFRDRFQLWLNDHPEHGKVIAALAVDAANTRMRQAKKVEKKKQGTLGTLPGKLADCKEDDPERTELFIVEGDSAGGSAKMARDRDCQAILPLRGKVLNTWEVTTNEVLACEAIHNIIVSVGIDPHKRGDKPDLSSLRYGKIIIMTDADVDGAHIRSLLEGFFVRHLPALVEHGHIFVAEAPLYRVDLPAHGKNKARRILYCLDEEELEAAKAQADEEGIDLEKVKIQRFKGLGEMNPEQLWETTMNPDTRRLLPIKIMQGREDETYSTIDKCLSSKRASDRRSWIESEGNLGTEADI, from the coding sequence TTGTCGCGCACGCCCCAGACCTATGACGCCGAGTCGATCCAGACCCTCGAGGGGCTCGAACCGGTCCGACGCCACCCCGGGATGTATACCCGGACCAATACCCCGAACCACATCCTCCAGGAAGTGATCGACAACGCCGCCGACGAGTGCCTCGCCGGCTTCGCGAAGACCATCGCGGTGACCTTGCTCGCCGACGGGACGATCACGGTCTCCGACGACGGCCGCGGCATCCCCGTCGACATCCACCCGGTCAAGAAGGTGCCCGGCATCCAGCTCGTCTTCTCGGTGCTGCACGCGGGCGGCAAGTTCGACAAGCGCAACTACGGCTTCTCGGGCGGCCTCCACGGCGTCGGCGTCTCGGTGACCAACGCCCTTTCCACGCGGCTGGAAGCCACCGTCCACCGGGACGGCGCCGAATACCGGATCATGTTCGAGGACGGCGAACTCGTGAAGAAGCTGTACACGACGGACACCCCCGTCCCGAAGGGGAAGACGGGCACGATCGTCCGGTTCCGCCCCAACGGCAAATATTTCGACAGCCCCGAGATCCACGTCCCCTCGCTCGAGCACCTGCTGCGCACCAAGGCGATGCTGCTGCCCGGCATCACGACCACGCTGCGGGTCGAGGGCGGACTCTTCGCCGACGAGAAGTCGTGGAAGTACGTCGAGGGAATGACCGACTACCTGCGGGAACTGGTCGGCGACCACGAGATGGCCGCCCCGATCTTCGTCGGCAGCCGCCACTGGACCGAGCGCGACAGCGAGGAGCACGCGGTCGGCGAAGGCGCCGACTGGGCGCTTTGCTGGATCAACGACGGAGCCGGGCTCGGAGAGAGCTTCGTCAACCTGATCCCGACGGTCCAGGGAGGCACCCACGTCAACGGGCTGAGGTCGGCCGTCTGCGAATCGATCCGCGCCTTCGCCGAGCACCACGACATGCTGCCGCGCAACGTCAAGATCGTGCCGGACGACGTCTGGGGGAAGTGCTGCTACATCTTCTCCGCCCGCATCAAGAACCCGCAGTTCGACGGGCAGACCAAGGAGCGGCTCTCGTCCCGCGGGGCGCCCGCCATGATCTCGTCGGTCTTCCGCGACCGTTTCCAGCTGTGGCTGAACGATCATCCGGAACACGGCAAGGTGATCGCTGCGCTCGCCGTCGACGCGGCCAATACCCGGATGCGCCAGGCGAAGAAGGTCGAGAAGAAGAAGCAGGGAACGCTGGGGACGCTGCCGGGCAAGCTCGCCGACTGCAAGGAGGACGATCCCGAGCGCACCGAGCTGTTCATCGTCGAGGGCGATTCGGCCGGCGGCTCCGCAAAGATGGCGCGCGACCGCGACTGCCAGGCGATTTTGCCGCTGCGGGGCAAGGTGCTCAACACGTGGGAGGTGACCACGAACGAAGTGCTCGCCTGCGAGGCGATCCACAACATCATCGTCTCCGTCGGCATCGACCCGCACAAGCGGGGCGACAAGCCCGACCTGTCGAGCCTGCGCTACGGCAAGATCATCATCATGACCGACGCCGACGTCGACGGCGCCCACATCCGCAGCCTGCTGGAAGGGTTCTTCGTGCGCCACCTGCCCGCGCTGGTCGAGCACGGGCATATCTTCGTCGCCGAGGCGCCGCTCTACCGGGTCGACCTCCCGGCGCACGGCAAGAACAAGGCCCGGCGCATTCTCTACTGCCTCGACGAGGAAGAGCTCGAGGCGGCGAAAGCGCAGGCCGACGAAGAGGGGATCGATCTCGAGAAGGTCAAGATCCAGCGCTTCAAGGGGTTGGGAGAGATGAACCCCGAGCAGCTCTGGGAGACCACGATGAACCCGGACACCCGCCGGCTGCTGCCGATCAAGATCATGCAGGGGCGCGAGGACGAGACGTACTCGACGATCGACAAGTGCCTGTCCTCGAAGCGCGCCTCCGACCGGCGCAGCTGGATCGAAAGCGAAGGCAATCTCGGAACGGAGGCCGATATCTAA
- the dksA gene encoding RNA polymerase-binding protein DksA has protein sequence MEQSVIEKCREALQRQMSELMEDAGKTVSDMTLGPEDNFPDPTDRAALESDRNFTLRLRDRERKLVAKIKEAIKRIENGTFGICETCGGEIEVKRMLARPVTTECIDCKTAAEEEEVR, from the coding sequence ATGGAGCAGAGCGTGATCGAGAAGTGCCGGGAAGCGTTGCAGCGGCAGATGAGCGAACTGATGGAGGATGCGGGCAAGACCGTCTCCGACATGACGCTGGGGCCGGAAGACAACTTCCCCGACCCGACCGACCGCGCCGCCCTCGAGTCCGACCGCAACTTCACGCTTCGGCTGCGCGACCGGGAGCGCAAACTGGTCGCCAAGATCAAGGAGGCGATCAAGCGGATCGAGAACGGCACCTTCGGCATCTGCGAGACCTGCGGCGGCGAGATCGAGGTGAAGCGCATGCTCGCCCGCCCGGTCACCACCGAGTGCATCGACTGCAAGACCGCCGCCGAGGAAGAAGAAGTCCGGTAG
- the galT gene encoding galactose-1-phosphate uridylyltransferase, whose translation MTELRKDPIVGRWVIISTERANRPHDISEQPSLKRDGVCPLCPGSERMTPPEILAFRPNGAPNDSNWTVRVVPNKFPALRIEGDLGKAADGLYDRMNGVGAHEVVIESERHDVDLYDLPPRQFEDVLWAYRERLIDLKKDKRFKSVIIFKNHGSAAGASLAHSHSQLIALPIVPKRVIEEMTGCKNYFKFRDRCIFCDITMQEMDQKSRIVEENGEFVAYAPYAPRFPFETWIVPKRHQCAFEMIESDQIRSLAAIFRRTLRRLNLALENPPFNYIVHSAAFQEGAADYYHWHIEIMPKLTKVAGFEWGSGFYINPTPPEEAAKFLRELPE comes from the coding sequence ATGACCGAACTTCGAAAAGACCCGATCGTGGGACGCTGGGTCATCATCTCGACGGAACGCGCCAACCGCCCCCACGACATCTCCGAGCAACCGTCCCTCAAGCGTGACGGGGTCTGCCCCCTTTGCCCGGGCAGCGAGCGGATGACGCCGCCCGAGATCCTCGCATTCCGCCCCAACGGGGCTCCCAACGACTCCAACTGGACCGTCCGCGTCGTTCCCAACAAGTTCCCCGCGCTGCGCATCGAAGGCGACCTGGGCAAGGCGGCCGACGGGCTCTACGACCGGATGAACGGCGTGGGCGCCCACGAGGTCGTGATCGAGAGCGAGCGGCACGACGTCGACCTCTACGACCTGCCGCCCCGGCAGTTCGAAGATGTTCTCTGGGCCTACCGGGAGCGGCTGATCGACCTCAAGAAAGACAAGCGTTTCAAGTCGGTCATCATCTTCAAGAACCACGGCTCCGCGGCCGGGGCGTCGCTGGCCCACAGCCACTCGCAGCTCATCGCCCTGCCGATCGTCCCCAAGCGGGTCATCGAGGAGATGACCGGCTGCAAGAACTACTTCAAGTTCCGCGACCGGTGCATCTTCTGCGACATCACGATGCAGGAGATGGACCAGAAAAGCCGCATCGTCGAGGAGAACGGCGAGTTCGTCGCCTACGCGCCCTACGCCCCCCGCTTCCCGTTCGAGACCTGGATCGTTCCCAAGCGCCACCAGTGCGCCTTCGAGATGATCGAGTCCGACCAGATCCGATCGCTGGCCGCGATCTTCCGCCGGACGCTGCGCCGCCTCAACCTCGCCCTCGAGAACCCGCCCTTCAACTACATCGTCCACAGCGCCGCTTTCCAGGAGGGCGCCGCCGATTATTACCACTGGCATATCGAGATCATGCCCAAGCTGACCAAGGTCGCCGGCTTCGAGTGGGGATCGGGATTCTATATCAACCCGACGCCGCCCGAAGAAGCGGCCAAGTTCCTGCGCGAATTGCCCGAGTAG
- the glgA gene encoding glycogen synthase GlgA, which yields MKVLIVSSEAVPFAKTGGLADVCGALPRALRRIGIEADLALPFYGCIDPARFGTRPAGPSFPVPLAQHDENGSVSEVDGGEGVRVFLVRNDRFFDREFLYGTKDGDYVDNCERFTFFCRALMEWMRRTGRHYDVIHSNDWQAALIPAYLKTRYAGDPAFRGTGSLFTIHNLGYQGIFWNHALPVTGLGWDLFTPQGVEFYGNLNLMKAGLNFADLLSTVSPTYAREVQTVEYGYGLEGVLHERRESLVGILNGVDYDEWNPSTDRFIGAPFSAADLSGKRVCRAELLREFGMPIDVEEPVAGFVGRLNEQKGVDLIEQAGEWIANSPMRLVVLGAGERRYEDSLTDLANRFPGRIAVRLAYDNRLAHMIEAGSDLYLMPSRYEPCGLNQIYSLRYGTIPIVRVTGGLADTVVDADAFPDAGTGFSFSGYAAAELIGAIRRALDAFRDPVRRESIIRRGMGLDFSWDASARAYAVLYERVAALAAPK from the coding sequence ATGAAGGTCCTGATCGTATCCTCCGAGGCTGTCCCGTTCGCCAAGACCGGCGGCCTGGCCGACGTCTGCGGCGCGCTCCCGCGGGCGCTGCGCCGGATCGGCATCGAGGCCGATCTCGCGCTGCCGTTCTACGGATGCATCGACCCGGCCCGCTTCGGGACCCGGCCCGCGGGGCCGTCGTTCCCCGTTCCGCTCGCCCAGCACGACGAAAACGGCTCCGTCTCGGAAGTCGACGGGGGCGAGGGGGTTCGCGTCTTCCTGGTCCGGAACGACCGATTCTTCGACCGGGAGTTCCTTTACGGCACCAAGGACGGCGACTACGTCGACAACTGCGAGCGGTTCACCTTCTTCTGCCGCGCCCTGATGGAATGGATGCGCCGCACCGGCCGCCATTACGACGTCATCCACAGCAACGACTGGCAGGCCGCCCTCATCCCCGCCTACCTCAAGACGCGCTATGCCGGCGACCCGGCGTTCCGCGGCACCGGATCGCTCTTCACCATCCACAACCTCGGCTACCAGGGTATCTTCTGGAATCACGCGCTGCCGGTGACGGGGCTCGGATGGGATCTGTTCACGCCGCAGGGCGTCGAGTTCTACGGCAATCTCAACTTGATGAAGGCCGGGCTCAACTTCGCCGACCTGCTCTCCACCGTCAGCCCGACCTATGCGCGTGAAGTTCAGACGGTCGAATACGGCTACGGGCTCGAAGGGGTGCTCCACGAACGGCGCGAATCGCTCGTCGGCATCCTCAACGGCGTCGACTACGACGAATGGAACCCTTCGACCGACCGCTTCATCGGCGCGCCCTTTTCGGCCGCCGACCTGTCCGGCAAGCGCGTCTGCCGCGCCGAGCTCCTCCGCGAGTTCGGCATGCCCATCGACGTCGAGGAGCCGGTGGCCGGCTTCGTGGGGCGGCTCAACGAGCAAAAAGGGGTCGACCTCATCGAGCAGGCGGGCGAGTGGATCGCCAACAGCCCCATGCGGCTCGTCGTGCTCGGCGCGGGCGAACGACGGTATGAAGATTCGCTGACCGACCTGGCCAACCGCTTCCCGGGCCGGATCGCGGTCCGGCTCGCCTACGACAACCGGCTGGCGCACATGATCGAGGCGGGCTCCGACCTCTACCTCATGCCCTCCCGCTACGAGCCGTGCGGGCTCAACCAGATCTACAGCCTCCGCTACGGGACCATCCCGATCGTCCGCGTCACCGGCGGGCTGGCCGACACGGTCGTCGACGCCGACGCGTTCCCCGACGCCGGGACCGGCTTCTCCTTCTCCGGTTACGCGGCGGCCGAGCTCATCGGGGCGATCCGGCGCGCGCTCGACGCGTTCCGGGATCCCGTCCGGCGCGAGTCCATCATCCGCCGCGGCATGGGGCTCGACTTCTCCTGGGACGCGTCCGCCCGCGCCTATGCCGTTCTTTACGAAAGGGTGGCGGCCCTGGCCGCCCCGAAGTGA
- a CDS encoding GAF domain-containing protein → MKTGSERPAFLLSRVIEICNSNVQIENRLKHVCDFLCKETFADCVCIYGREQRTGLLYPWVSSCMQVNECSRIPFRLRPGEGVAGKAAQKRAPIFFQDVRKIPPSLADPRELRDFTSILSIPVTDDVYLYGVMNLSSAVPAQYSEEEASLMRTVAVEVAGAIRNSRLYHDARKRVSELVTLNEIGRAITSTFQVRDLLGYIAKTTSRLLQADGCTIRLADPGAKGHLKVMVDEGYMRSGIRKELREQGRRLADHIARDLKPILINGPEDSPAWGTLSREGISSYLGLPILSKGKALGVISYYSYSATLTFDMEVVNLMQTVCSQLANMIENATMYREAQQLAQANQDKVQRLSTLYDVARALMSTVKTEPLLQVMLYALTSPTGLNFSRAILFLLSEDGEQLDGRMGMGPRDRREARRLAKIHASLPAGVEGPGEETLRKMLWPDIGQIRIPVTTEGCLVAQAVTEQKAVRTETGCGRADTDVIEGFCAAHASAYATVPLVAKGQARGAIYVDNRFREREITDEDIQVLTMFASEASLAMENAELYENLETALHQVRATQDKLLQSEKLAALGEMAAKIAHEIKNPLTVIGGFAGRIVRKGKSGEMDTATATRYSRIIQKEVQRLERILQETLYFSREMAPNVRSVDVNTEIREVLLMYREELEESRITTVADFAEMLPIISVDPDQFRQVLWNLIGNAVQVMEHGGMLKLATRASFPEEGDGIVILIGDTGGGIPHDVVHNIFNPFFTTKSKGTGLGLPIVHAIVERHGGTIHLDNHEGVGVTFSIYLPRFPKEIGATGRLLDQIRKGGINENGNGARGNPQGA, encoded by the coding sequence GTGAAGACCGGAAGCGAGCGCCCCGCCTTCCTGCTCTCCCGCGTGATCGAGATCTGCAACTCGAACGTGCAGATCGAAAACCGCCTCAAGCACGTCTGCGACTTCCTCTGCAAGGAGACGTTCGCCGACTGCGTCTGCATCTACGGGCGCGAACAGCGCACCGGCCTCCTCTATCCCTGGGTTTCCTCCTGCATGCAGGTCAACGAATGCAGCCGGATTCCATTTCGCCTGCGTCCGGGGGAAGGGGTCGCGGGCAAGGCGGCGCAGAAGCGGGCGCCGATCTTCTTCCAGGACGTCCGGAAGATTCCCCCGTCGCTGGCCGACCCGCGCGAGCTGCGCGATTTCACCTCGATCCTCTCGATCCCCGTGACGGACGACGTTTACCTCTACGGCGTGATGAACCTCTCGTCCGCCGTCCCGGCGCAATATTCCGAGGAAGAAGCGTCGCTCATGCGCACCGTGGCCGTCGAGGTGGCGGGCGCGATCCGCAACAGCCGGCTCTACCACGACGCCCGCAAGCGCGTGTCAGAGCTGGTCACGCTCAACGAGATCGGGCGGGCGATCACCTCCACCTTCCAGGTGCGCGACCTGCTGGGATACATCGCCAAGACCACGTCCCGCCTGCTCCAGGCCGACGGCTGCACCATCCGGCTGGCCGACCCCGGCGCGAAGGGACATCTCAAGGTGATGGTCGACGAGGGTTACATGCGCTCGGGCATCCGGAAGGAGCTGCGGGAGCAGGGGCGGCGGCTCGCCGATCACATCGCCCGCGACCTCAAGCCGATCCTTATCAACGGCCCCGAGGATTCCCCTGCGTGGGGGACGCTTTCCCGGGAGGGGATCTCCTCGTACCTGGGGCTGCCGATCCTTTCCAAGGGGAAGGCGCTCGGCGTCATCAGCTATTACTCCTATTCGGCGACGCTCACCTTCGACATGGAAGTGGTCAACCTGATGCAGACCGTCTGCAGTCAGCTCGCCAACATGATCGAGAACGCGACCATGTACCGGGAGGCGCAGCAGCTCGCCCAGGCGAACCAGGACAAGGTGCAGCGGCTGTCCACGCTTTACGACGTGGCGCGGGCGCTCATGTCCACCGTCAAGACCGAGCCGCTGCTTCAGGTCATGCTCTACGCCCTCACCTCGCCGACTGGGCTCAACTTCAGCCGCGCCATCCTCTTCCTGCTGTCCGAGGACGGCGAGCAGCTCGACGGGCGGATGGGGATGGGACCGCGCGACCGGCGCGAGGCGCGCCGGCTGGCGAAGATCCACGCCTCGCTTCCGGCCGGCGTCGAGGGCCCCGGGGAGGAGACGCTCCGAAAGATGCTGTGGCCCGACATCGGGCAGATCCGCATCCCGGTGACGACCGAAGGGTGCCTCGTCGCCCAGGCGGTCACAGAGCAGAAGGCGGTCCGCACCGAGACCGGCTGCGGGCGCGCCGATACGGACGTGATCGAGGGGTTCTGCGCCGCCCACGCGTCCGCCTACGCGACCGTGCCGCTGGTCGCCAAGGGGCAGGCGCGCGGCGCGATCTACGTCGACAACCGGTTCCGGGAGCGCGAGATTACCGACGAGGACATCCAGGTCCTGACGATGTTCGCCTCCGAGGCTTCGCTGGCGATGGAGAACGCCGAGCTCTACGAGAACCTCGAGACGGCGCTCCACCAGGTCCGGGCCACGCAGGACAAGCTGCTCCAGAGCGAGAAGCTGGCGGCGCTCGGCGAGATGGCCGCCAAGATCGCCCACGAGATCAAGAACCCGCTCACCGTCATCGGCGGCTTCGCGGGCCGCATCGTCCGGAAGGGAAAGTCGGGCGAGATGGACACGGCGACGGCGACCCGCTACTCCCGGATCATCCAGAAGGAGGTGCAGCGGCTCGAGCGGATCCTCCAGGAGACGCTCTACTTCTCCCGCGAGATGGCGCCCAACGTCCGCAGCGTCGACGTCAACACCGAGATCCGGGAAGTGCTCCTCATGTATCGCGAGGAGCTCGAGGAGTCGCGCATCACAACGGTGGCCGACTTCGCCGAGATGCTGCCCATCATCTCGGTCGACCCCGACCAGTTCCGGCAGGTGCTCTGGAACCTGATCGGCAACGCGGTTCAGGTGATGGAGCACGGGGGGATGCTCAAGCTGGCGACGCGCGCCTCGTTCCCCGAGGAGGGCGACGGCATTGTCATTTTGATCGGCGACACGGGGGGCGGCATCCCGCACGACGTGGTCCACAACATCTTCAACCCCTTCTTCACGACCAAGTCCAAGGGCACCGGGCTCGGTCTCCCGATCGTTCACGCCATCGTCGAGCGTCACGGCGGCACGATCCACCTCGACAACCACGAAGGGGTCGGCGTCACCTTCTCGATCTACCTGCCCCGGTTCCCGAAGGAGATCGGGGCGACCGGGCGCCTGCTCGACCAGATCCGGAAGGGCGGAATCAACGAAAACGGGAACGGCGCCCGGGGAAATCCGCAGGGGGCGTGA